GTGTCCTTGCTGTCAGGGCCAACTTGTTGTATGCGGAAGCCGACGTAGACGTTATACGCAGAGTAACGGTGACCAACTCACCCTTATCATTCGGCGCCTTCGTTGCACGGAGTGTCATCGTATCCACCACGAACTCCCAGATATTCTTGTGCCCTACAAGCGCTATGACCGAGAAAGTATAGAGCAGATCATTACCGAATCATCCCCTTCAGTGGGGGCGGACGAATCCACCATCCGCCGTGTCCGTCAATGGTTCGAGACATGGTCTTCGTATGCTACCGGTTGTCTGGTTGCTATTGCAAACCGTCACGGCCGTGTGTTGGAACCGTCCTATCCAACACAATCCTCACTCCATCGAATTGGACATTTGGTCGGCGACGCCGTCGGGTGGATGGCCCGTGCTGTCCGCCCTATTGCAAATCTACATTTGTGGACACATACCCGTTCTGCCTGTGTGTCCGCTTCTTCTCTGTCTACTATTCAGGCTAACCCCACTTGAAGACCAGCTATCTAATGTCAAGCACTCAATTGAGTTCTAAGAACAATGAAGGGAAGTGATTTTTGGACGCATCTATATAAGCCTGTCAGAAGCAGACTTGATGTGAATATTCAGACGGGACGTTCGGTTTACGCGATTGGCTCGTATGGCTTTTTATCCCGTAAGACGGCATGAATGATGTATGTCAATTTACGCGCCACGGCGCCGGTTGCAGCTAAATGGTGTTTCCCTTGAGCCCGCTTCTGTTCGTAAAAATCTCTGAGAATTGGACTGTGTACCTTCGCGACACTTGCGGCAAGCCAGATGGCTCGGCGCAAATAAGGTGAGCCACGTTTGGACATTCGGTTGCGCGTTCCGGTGAATTCTCCTGAATGACGCACTGTAGGGTCAATTCCGGCGAATGCAACGAGCTTTACGCCAGTTGGAAATCGGGCTATATCGCCAATTTCACCGAGAATGGCAGCAGCCAAGACGGGACCTATACCTGGAATTGTGACAAGGTTGGTATCCACGGCTTCGAGACGCTTTTTGATCTCACTGTTCAGTGAATCCAATTGCTCCTCTGTGAAGCGAATCTGCTGGAGAAGCAGGCGCAATTGCAGTCGATACGCGTCCAGTGCTGTGTCGATGCCGAACGACGCAGCAGCGGCAGATTTGAGTTCTTCCGCTTTGTCCAGTCCGAGACGGTTCCGACTATGTTTGGCAATGAAGGCCGCCAGTTCTTCTGTATCTACGGCAAGGATCTCTTCCGGTGTTGTGTATTCCATCAATAATTCGGAGGACGTCTTACCAAATAGGTCTGAGAAGAGTCGCTCGTATTCGGGAAACAGCATATCTAGCACGCTGATGACCTGTCGCTTTAGGTCTGAAATTGAGTCTACCAGACTGAATCGGAATCGGCTCAATTGACGCAAGGCAACAATTTCATCACTGCCGAGTTCTGTCGTACTGTATCGTCCAAAGCGCAACACTTCAGCAATGATGAATGCATCCTTCGTGTCATTCTTGGTTTGTCGAATGTACATGTTTCGAAAGGCATCCGACTGAATGGGTTGATGACACGCACCCGTATGCCATGTTTACGGAGAAACGAGTGTAGAGCCAACCAGTAGTGACCAGTGGCCTCCATTGCGACTTCTGTGGATGACAAATCGTGATCGACATTCTGCATCCACTGAATGAGCTTCTGGCCTCCAGCCTGAGTATTTGGGAAGCGCAAAGTCTTGCCTTGGCTCTGCCCAGTTGAATCGATCATGCAGGCTTCATGATTACGCTTAGCAATATCAATACCAACAAAATACATTGCACGTACCTCCAAATGGGTCGGATCCGCACAACCTTGCGATCTACAACCTAGTTTGAGATTCGGAGATAGGGTATAAACCCTTCAACATCCAGCTCATTCGTAACGCTCGCAAGGCGGGGACTACACTCTTTAAGTCGAGAACCAATGGTCCCAAGGAGAGGTTCGTAGTACCCCGACCACTACGAGAATTTTATCTCAAAACTCTTTGGAGTACGTGACATCAATATACTAGGAGAGGTTAGCCATGAAAGATTGGAAAAAAGCGGAGGATGTGGCCGTGTATCGTGTTCAGTTGTTGTCTCCACTTTTGGAAGATGGACTGGATTCAGCGCAACTTCGCAGACGCAAGGCAGAGATCTGTGCACAGACCGGGTTATCGGAACGAACATTGCGCCGCTATTTAGCTACATTTCGTGAACAAGGTTTTGAGGGACTCAAACCGAGGTCAAAATCTAGCCGTCGAGCTCAGGTGATCCCGGATGAGATTCTGGAAGAGGCCATTTTGTTGCGCAGAGAGGTTCCTTCTCGAAGCGTCTCGCAGATCATTCGTATTCTCGAATGGGAAGGAAAAGTGGCGCTTGGGGAAATTCGGAGAACAACTCTTCAAGAGAAACTTGCTCGTCGAGGATATAGTGCTGGACACATGCGAATGTATGCTGAAACCGGTGTGGCAGCGCGTAGGTTTCAGCGCCGTCACCGCAATCAGTTGTGGCAATCGGACATCAAGTATGGCCCTTATCTCCCCATTGGAACGAATGGTTCAAAGCAACAGGTTTATCTCGTGGTTATGTTGGATGACGCAACTCGTTTTGTTCTCCACGGGAGGTTTTACCCCACGCTGGACCAAGCCATTGTGGAAGACTGCTTTCGCCAAGCTGTACAAAAGCACGGTATACCAGAAGCTATCTACTTTGACAACGGCAAACAATTCAGAACCAAATGGATGACTCGAACCTGTTCAAAGCTCGGGACACGGCTGCTTTACGCGAAACCCTATGCGCCGGAGTCGAAGGGAAAAGTAGAACGGTTTAATCGTATCGTCGACTCGTTTCTGGACGAAGTCGCTGCGGCGAAACCTAAGACATTGGAACAATTGAATCAACAATTTGAGGTCTGGTTAAGTGAATGTTATCAGAACCAACCTCACTCCGCACTTCAGAATCAGATGAGCCCCGAGACTGCCTATCGTAGCGACCGTAAAGCCATTCGTTTCATCTCACCAGAGAGCATCGCGGATGCCTTTTTGCATGCCGAAACTCGAAAAGTGGACAAGTCCGGTTGTATCAACTTCATGGGTAAGAAGTATGAAGTGGGTTTGTCATTCATCGGTTGTAAGGTGAATGTCATATACGACCCTGCAGATATCACGGAACTCACCATCGAATACGCGGGTCACCAGCCTTGGACTGTGGGAGAACTGGTGATTGGTGAACGGGCTGGGCAAAGACCTAAATTGCCAGAGCAGTTCGAGAACCAAAACGTTGACACATCTCGTCTGTTGGATGCAGCCGAGAAGAAGCATCAAGAGCGGATTGAGCGTATCACGCCTGCAGTCCGCTATGACACGGTCTGGAAGGAGGAGAATGGTCGTGTTTAAATCCTTCTACGGCTTTACTCACACGCCCTTCTCACGAGATATTCCAACAGATGAACTCTACATGTCATCTACACTGGAGGACATTCTTGGTCGGCTGAAGTATGCTGCGGAGCGTCAGTGGTTTGCAGTGGTGACTGGAGATTGTGGAACCGGAAAAACCACAACCATCCGTCGTTTCTCGGAGGCGTTGGAACAGTCGAAGTTCAAAATTCTGTACCTGTCGGATTCTAAGCTGACCCCACGACATTTTTACAAGGGGATGCTCGAGCAACTCGGTTGCGAGGCTAAGTTTTATCGCGGCGACGCGAAACGTCAATTGCATCGTGAGATTGAGCTGATGCGTGGGATACATAGCCTCAGTCCAGTTGTGGTCGTAGACGAAGCACATCTGCTAGATCGGGAAATGCTCGAGGAAGTAAGATTTCTTTTGAATTTTAAAATGGATGCGCAAAGCCCCATGGCGCTCATTCTCGTCGGGCAAAATGAGTTATGGGAACGGCTCAACTTACAGGCTTACGCCGCCATTCGGCAACGCATTGACCTGCAGTGTAAGTTGCATCACTACGACCGCGCTGAAGTCGGGGCATACATTGAACGTCATCTAGCCTACGCGGTAGCTGGACAGCAATCTATTTTCTCGGATAAGGCTGTCGATGAAATCTATCGTTTCTCGGGTGGAGCTCCACGACTGGTCAACAAACTCTGTACGCACTGTCTCATGTATGGGGCTCAAAATCGGCAACGGATCATCGACGACCACATGGTCGAGCGCGTCATTCAAGGTGAATGCTCATGATGGCACGGAGATTACAGATGTTCTACGACAAAGAGTTGTCGCGTTGGGTGGTTGAGGGCAAAAACGAGTGGTACAGTTTGCACTGCGGGGAGATTGTGCAATTTCACATTGAACGCACAACGCTTAGTGGACGGCTAGAGCTTGGACGAACATCTTGGTACATCATCAGCGGCGACGTCGCGTTTGGACTCTTAGAAAATCGGCGATATTTGGTTAGCGTCGACCTTTAGAAACACTGTCGGGAGGGGAGGAAACTTCCTTCCCATTTTTGCAAGCGTTCTTGGACAGCGAATCCGTCAGTTCTCGGTCAACTTACACCGTCAGTTTTCGGACGTTATGCTATGTCAGTAACAGCTAGCGTCAAACGAAAACCCACTTGGTCCCTCGCCAAAAGCTTTAGAGGCAATCACAGCTGTTTTATCGGATCTCAATCGTTATCCCGATGCTCAGACTGCTGATTTAAAGCAAGCAATTGCCTCAAAGTATGGTTTGGCATCGGAACAATTAATAGTTACCAACGGTGCAGATGAGCTCATTACACTGGTTTCCGAGACGTTTTTAGAATCAGGCGATGAAGTCTTGTTACGTAAGCGTCAAATTCTCCCCACCTAGCGAGGCTGGGCAAACCCTGAAAGAATGTAGTTAAAACCTTTCAGGAGGTCATGGTCATGACAAAAGCAAATTTGGCACAGTTGCGAGAAACTTGGCAGGAGTGTGTGACCGCGTTCCACAACAGCGGACAAAGTGGCGCAGCGTGGTGTGCCGACCATGGTATCAAGGAACATCAACTCTGGTACTGGGTGCGCCGTTTTCGTGAACTCACCTCAACTCCTTCCTCTTCGCCTGACTTTCTACCAGTGCAAATTCGGGAATCTCTTTCGGTTACGAACACTCCCTTGCTGGTTCGAGTCGGAGCAGCCGCGATTGAAGTGCATCCGGGATATGACGCCCAATTGTTGCTCGACCTAATCAGGACGCTCGTAGGTTCATGCTGAGCAACATCGGTCCAGAGCAGCGAGTCTATCTAGCGTGCGGTGTCACGGATATGCGTAAGAGCATCGACGGATTAGCTGCGTTGGTACAAGCACAATTTCAGTTGGACCCGTTCTCTCCGTGTTTGTTCGTCTTTTGTAACCGTCAACGGGATAAGCTCAAAATTCTATGCTGGCAGCATAACGGGTTCTGGCTATTCTATCGACGATTGGAACGAGGCCGGTTTGAGTGGCCCAATTCGGCCGAGGATAAGACGGTTGTCATTAGCCACCGAGAGTTGAATTGGTTGCTGGACGGATTGTCCCTCAACCAGCAGAAAGCCCATCCAAAGGTGGTGGCACAAACGGTCGTTTGAGTGTCCAGAAGCAGCTATGGATGCGATGGAGGAAATCATTGAAAATCTTGATACGACAAGGATTTCGGGCATGCGTGTCGAAGAAATGGGTATGGAAAATACATCGGTAGAAACCATCGAACAAATAGAAGTTTTACAACGACGCTGCGTGTCCTTGGAGCAAGAGAACGCCGAGTTGAAACAGCAAGTGAACCTGCTGCTTGAGCAACGGCGTCTGGATCGGCAAAAGCGTTTCGGAATGTCCAGTGAGCAGTCAGATGCTGACCAGATGCGGTTGTTCAATGAGGCCGAAGTGGCATCGGATGAAGAACCCGAGGCAGAAGAGCCATCGGTTGAAAACGCGACGCAAAAACAGCGTAAGAAGCAACCTGGACAGCGGGCAGCTATGCTGGCGCACCTCCCTGTTGAGCGGATAGAGTATCGCTTATCGGAAGAGGAACGTGTTTGTCCGTGTTGTGGTGGACTCATGCACGAAATGAGCGCAGAGATACGCCGAGAACTTAAGCATATTCCGGCGCAAACGGTCGTCGTTGAGCGTGTGCAATATGTCTACGGCTGCCGACCGTGTGAGAAGGTTGAAATTCATCCTCCCGTGGTCAAGGCGAGCACGCCACGCCCAGCGTTTCCGGGGAGTTTGGCGTCCCCATCCATGGTGGCTTATATCATGAACAAGAAGTTTGTAGAAGGTATGCCCTTGTATCGGCAGGAACAGCAGTTTACCCGACAGGGCTTAGCCATCTCTCGCCAGACCATGGCAAATTGGGTGGTGGCCGGAGCCACGCGTTGGCTCAGCCCCATATTCGAAAGGCTCCATGAGGAACTACTTACCCAGCGTTACTTACACGCAGATGAGACGACACTGCAAGTGCTGCACGAGCCAGGGCGGGCGGCCGATTCGAAATCATATATGTGGCTGTACCGAAGCGGGCGTGATGGGCCACCAATTGTTCTGTACGACTATCAAGAAACTCGGTCGAAGGAGCATCCGAAGAAGTTTCTTCAAGGGTTCAAGGGGTATCTTCACGTAGATGGATATCCCGGTTACCACGACCTGGAGAACGCCACACTGGTTGGGTGTTGGTCGCATGCCCGTCGCGGCTTCAATGACGCACTGCAGACGCTACCGGCGGCCGAGCAGAAGAAGCCTTCAACCGCAAGGAGCGGGCTTCAATATTGCAACGAGTTATTCAAAATTGAGCGCGGGCTAAAAAACGCCACTGCAGAAGAACGCCGAGCAGGACGGGAAAAGCAAAGTCGACCAGTGCTTGACGCTTTTTCAGCATGGCTTCATGAGCAGAGCGCACTCGTGTTGCCAAAGAGCGCTTTAGGCAAAGCGATTACGTATTGCATCAATCAATGGAGCAAGCTCGTTGTTTTCTTGGAAGACGGGAATCTGGAGTTGGATAACAACCGAAGTGAACGGTCGATTAAACCCTTTGTGATCGGTCGAAAGGCGTGGTTGTTCAGTAATACGCCGCGCGGGGCGAAGGCCAGTGCGATTACCTACAGTTTGGTGGAGACGGCGAAAGAGAATCGCCTCAACCCGTTTGCGTATCTCAGATATCTATTTGAGCAATTGCCCAACATCGACATCAACGATAATGACTCGTTAGATCAGTTCCTACCTTGGTCACCGCGATTGCCTGAGGAAGTACGTGCACCTAAAGGCAAATCATAAAACACGTGATTCCCCGTCTGACATTCAGGCGGGGAATTTTATCGATTGTCATTATTATTGCTACAACCAGCGAAGTCAAGTGTGTGGAGGATTTGACGCTTACTCGAGGAGGGCCAAGAGTTCCGGGTACAATTCCTCCGGAGAATTCGTGTGACGTGACAGGGTCTTCGCCTTCCAGAAGCCACCTTCCATGCGCTCATAGGTCACGCCTAAACCGACACGTCGGCCATGCTGATTGGCGCGGCGCAGGCGATAGCAAACCTCATCGAGCAGTTCCAAAATGACCACTGCGACCTCGGAACGCTCATAAAAGTCCCTTGGGCAGTGTTGTACGATGCGAAAACCCCTTGTGAGGCGCATGGTAGCTGTTTGGATTGATTTCACTGATGTCTTGACCATGGGACCATCGGTGAATAACGTCACCCCACACGCCAAAGCGTGCCCGTAGCTGTCCAACCGGTATCCGCGCCACATCACCAATTGTGTCGACCTTGAACTCACGCCGGAGCGTTTCAGCACGCTTTTTAAGCCCCCACATCTCTTCGACTTTAAGTGGGTGGAGCTGTGTAGGTATGTCATTCTCTTTCCACCATACGATGCCACCAGGCGTTTTCTTTGCCTTTGCGTTGGTCATCTTGGCCACCCATTTATTCTGCCCCAGCCCAATACGGCAGCGGATACGGAAAGTGTCCCATATCTTTGCCTGAAGCTTACGCGCTGCCTCAATCGGATCTGGAAACAAAGGCCAATCGGCGGGCAGCGCGAAAAAGCCCTCGTCAACGCTGAACTGCTCCTGCAGTGGAAAATGCAGTCGCATGGTCTCCTGAATACGC
Above is a genomic segment from Alicyclobacillus acidoterrestris containing:
- a CDS encoding DUF5348 domain-containing protein, with protein sequence MARRLQMFYDKELSRWVVEGKNEWYSLHCGEIVQFHIERTTLSGRLELGRTSWYIISGDVAFGLLENRRYLVSVDL
- a CDS encoding ExeA family protein, whose amino-acid sequence is MFKSFYGFTHTPFSRDIPTDELYMSSTLEDILGRLKYAAERQWFAVVTGDCGTGKTTTIRRFSEALEQSKFKILYLSDSKLTPRHFYKGMLEQLGCEAKFYRGDAKRQLHREIELMRGIHSLSPVVVVDEAHLLDREMLEEVRFLLNFKMDAQSPMALILVGQNELWERLNLQAYAAIRQRIDLQCKLHHYDRAEVGAYIERHLAYAVAGQQSIFSDKAVDEIYRFSGGAPRLVNKLCTHCLMYGAQNRQRIIDDHMVERVIQGECS
- a CDS encoding DinB/UmuC family translesion DNA polymerase; this translates as MVILELLDEVCYRLRRANQHGRRVGLGVTYERMEGGFWKAKTLSRHTNSPEELYPELLALLE
- a CDS encoding DDE-type integrase/transposase/recombinase codes for the protein MKDWKKAEDVAVYRVQLLSPLLEDGLDSAQLRRRKAEICAQTGLSERTLRRYLATFREQGFEGLKPRSKSSRRAQVIPDEILEEAILLRREVPSRSVSQIIRILEWEGKVALGEIRRTTLQEKLARRGYSAGHMRMYAETGVAARRFQRRHRNQLWQSDIKYGPYLPIGTNGSKQQVYLVVMLDDATRFVLHGRFYPTLDQAIVEDCFRQAVQKHGIPEAIYFDNGKQFRTKWMTRTCSKLGTRLLYAKPYAPESKGKVERFNRIVDSFLDEVAAAKPKTLEQLNQQFEVWLSECYQNQPHSALQNQMSPETAYRSDRKAIRFISPESIADAFLHAETRKVDKSGCINFMGKKYEVGLSFIGCKVNVIYDPADITELTIEYAGHQPWTVGELVIGERAGQRPKLPEQFENQNVDTSRLLDAAEKKHQERIERITPAVRYDTVWKEENGRV
- the tnpB gene encoding IS66 family insertion sequence element accessory protein TnpB (TnpB, as the term is used for proteins encoded by IS66 family insertion elements, is considered an accessory protein, since TnpC, encoded by a neighboring gene, is a DDE family transposase.), with product MLSNIGPEQRVYLACGVTDMRKSIDGLAALVQAQFQLDPFSPCLFVFCNRQRDKLKILCWQHNGFWLFYRRLERGRFEWPNSAEDKTVVISHRELNWLLDGLSLNQQKAHPKVVAQTVV
- a CDS encoding DUF6431 domain-containing protein, which codes for MSSPPEFFVRSEECIPCPCCQGQLVVCGSRRRRYTQSNGDQLTLIIRRLRCTECHRIHHELPDILVPYKRYDRESIEQIITESSPSVGADESTIRRVRQWFETWSSYATGCLVAIANRHGRVLEPSYPTQSSLHRIGHLVGDAVGWMARAVRPIANLHLWTHTRSACVSASSLSTIQANPT
- a CDS encoding Y-family DNA polymerase; translation: MKWIYGLCDMQSFYASCEVASRPEFAARRKEFDDSTDPPLVVSGDPTRRSGIVLAATPTAKKFGVSNAMRLGEAQRLVPGLIVVRPRMGFYLETSVRIQETMRLHFPLQEQFSVDEGFFALPADWPLFPDPIEAARKLQAKIWDTFRIRCRIGLGQNKWVAKMTNAKAKKTPGGIVWWKENDIPTQLHPLKVEEMWGLKKRAETLRREFKVDTIGDVARIPVGQLRARFGVWGDVIHRWSHGQDISEINPNSYHAPHKGFSHRTTLPKGLL
- the tnpA gene encoding IS66 family insertion sequence element accessory protein TnpA, which produces MTKANLAQLRETWQECVTAFHNSGQSGAAWCADHGIKEHQLWYWVRRFRELTSTPSSSPDFLPVQIRESLSVTNTPLLVRVGAAAIEVHPGYDAQLLLDLIRTLVGSC
- the tnpC gene encoding IS66 family transposase is translated as MGMENTSVETIEQIEVLQRRCVSLEQENAELKQQVNLLLEQRRLDRQKRFGMSSEQSDADQMRLFNEAEVASDEEPEAEEPSVENATQKQRKKQPGQRAAMLAHLPVERIEYRLSEEERVCPCCGGLMHEMSAEIRRELKHIPAQTVVVERVQYVYGCRPCEKVEIHPPVVKASTPRPAFPGSLASPSMVAYIMNKKFVEGMPLYRQEQQFTRQGLAISRQTMANWVVAGATRWLSPIFERLHEELLTQRYLHADETTLQVLHEPGRAADSKSYMWLYRSGRDGPPIVLYDYQETRSKEHPKKFLQGFKGYLHVDGYPGYHDLENATLVGCWSHARRGFNDALQTLPAAEQKKPSTARSGLQYCNELFKIERGLKNATAEERRAGREKQSRPVLDAFSAWLHEQSALVLPKSALGKAITYCINQWSKLVVFLEDGNLELDNNRSERSIKPFVIGRKAWLFSNTPRGAKASAITYSLVETAKENRLNPFAYLRYLFEQLPNIDINDNDSLDQFLPWSPRLPEEVRAPKGKS